One Thermococcus sp. M36 genomic window, AGATGTTGCCCTTTTTTACGGGGCCGTATACTTTTCCTAGGGCCTTTAATGAGTTGAAGAACTTCTCAAAATTTTCGGAAGACAATTTTATGTATCTCAAGGGCATCACCGCCTTGTAAGGGCTTACAGTTTTAAGTTTGTAAAGGGGTGATTTAAGAATTTTTCAAACGGTTGGTTGTTAACCAGATGTTGCGAACTTGTACTTTAGTGCACCCTTATAAACATTGGTGTCGAGACTTTTTCGAAAACCCTCCTGGTGATGCAAGATGGAATCCTCCTTTGATTACATACTCTCTTATCCCCCGGAACCGAGTTCACTGATACCTCTCCTCCAGCGGACGCAGGAGCGCTTTGGCTACCTTCCCAGGGAGGCCATGGAGGAGATAGCGAACTACCTCGGCGTCCCGCTCAGCAGGGTCTACGGAGTGGCCACCTTCTACGCCCAGTTCCGCTTTGAGCCCCTTGGAAAGTACGTCATTAAAATCTGCCACGGTACAGCCTGCCATGTCAACGGTGCCGTGAACATCTCCCAGGCTATAACCGAGGAGCTCGGCATTGAGGAGGGCCAGACAACGGAGGACGGCCTCGTAACTCTCGAGCGCGTCGCCTGCCTCGGCTGCTGCAGTTTGGCACCTGTGATAATGATAAACGAGAAGGTCTTCGGCAAGCTCACGCCCGAGAAG contains:
- the nuoE gene encoding NADH-quinone oxidoreductase subunit NuoE, with protein sequence MESSFDYILSYPPEPSSLIPLLQRTQERFGYLPREAMEEIANYLGVPLSRVYGVATFYAQFRFEPLGKYVIKICHGTACHVNGAVNISQAITEELGIEEGQTTEDGLVTLERVACLGCCSLAPVIMINEKVFGKLTPEKVRKLMKQLKEGKLDV